In Granulicella mallensis MP5ACTX8, the sequence TACATCACCTGCCCTTCTATACGTTTCAAAAGCTTAGCGAGTTCACTGCGTCCGCGGCTAATGCGACTCTTTACCGTGCCCTGCGGAACGCCGAGAATCTCTGCAATTTCCTTGTAATCCATATCTTCGAGGTCGCGCAAAATTACTGCCTCGCGCAGGTCCGGCGACACCTGCGCCAGAGCCTGCTGAATCTGAGCCCGAAGTTCCAACCCGGCCATATGATGCTCCTGCCCGGGACGCGTGTCAGCCAGCTTCTCCGCTTTGGAGGGCCCGTCATCTTCGCCGTCATACGTTTCGTCCAGCGAGTCGCTTACACGATCCATCCGCGAGCGGCGATAGCTGTCGACGAGCAGATTGCGGGTCAGCGTCGTCAGCCAGGTTGTAAAGCCACCTTTGGCGGGGTCGAAGCTGGCGAGGTTCTTGAACATCTTCAGGAAGACTTCCTGCGTCATGTCCTCGGCCTCGGTTGCCGACCCGGTGAAACGATAACAAATTCCGTAGATCCTGCGATGCTGCCCGGTTGCTAATTTTTCCCAGGCGTCGGCGTCGCCCTGCAGACACCGTACCGCCAACTCGGCCAGCCTGGCCTGCTCTGCTGCTGCCGCGGCGCGTTGCTCCTGCACTTGCGGAAGCGGTTCCCGCTGCGGGTCTGGATCCTGAGGGGACAGTCGCGCTTCCGTCATAGGTATCTCTTGCAAAGGCAAACGCTCCGGCCGGGAATCGCGCCCGGATGGGGGTGTCAGCGGCTCGCGCCGCAGAATCCTCGCCCCCAGCAGAACTCGGCTGTCTTGTTCGAAGATCGCCGGAATCGTCGCCGTTGCCATGTGAAGTGATACGCAACACCTGTCGCTATGGTTCCCCTTAACAGCAGAAAATAGCGAACAGGAACAGAAAACAGCGAAAGGAGGGGTGCAACCAGCTTATAACTGTTTTCTGTTCACCGCTTTACTGTTTTTTAGTTTTTTATGACCCCGCAGGCGATGCGATTTCCGGAGTTTCCGCTGGGATCGGTCTTCATATCGTCAGCCTTCTCGTGGACGACGATGGAGGTGCCGCCACTGGCGAAGAGCGAGTTCGGAGCGGCCGGATCGAGCGAGATCGTGGTCACGAGGAAGGTCGCGGAACCGGTGTGGTCTTCGCCGACCGATACGTTCTGCGGCAGGTCGCCGTTGTGGTGGCCCATCGGGTTGTCGAAGCCGTGCTTCTTGCCGTCCGGGTTGAAGTGGCCGCCGGCGCTCTTGAAGTCCGGGCCTTCGCAGGAGGCGTTCTGATGGATGTGGACGCCATGCGGTCCGAAGGGCACGTTTTTCAGGTCGATCTTGACCTTCACGCCCTTCTTCGCCGTCTTGAAGGTGGCTGTGCCGGCGTCTTCGCCGGTGGACGTTTTGATTGGAACCTTAATCTCTTTGGGGCCCTGGGCCGTAGCCACCGATAGTCCTGCCACTAACCCACAAACCGCCAGCATTTTGAAACGCATTGCACAGCCTCCAGTCAGAAGTACCGACAGAATACGCCTTCTCGGGGAGTCAAAGATAAACGCTGTAAAGTTCTGCAGCCAGGCCTGAGGGTGTTTTACCGACGGGTTATCCACTGCGCCGGCTCTTCGCGGCGATTACGATAATCCAAAGCGTTTACTCCAATCGATTGACGAGGCCTCCGCCAGCCCATGCAAACACAGCCCCCCGGCGTGCTCGAAGTCATTACCGGCCCCATGTTCTCCGGCAAGAGCGAGGAACTGATTCGCCGCCTCAAACGGGCGCGCATCGCTCGCCAGCGCGTAGCTTGCTACAAGCCGGACATCGACCTGCGCTATCACCGCACAGCGATCGCCTCGCACAGCGCGCAGACGCACGAGGCTACGACCGTCGCCACCGTCGAGCGGTTGCGCGAGGCCCTCTATCCGCAGCTCTCGGAGGTGGAGGTCGTGGGGATCGACGAGGTGCAGTTCTTCGACGACGGAATCATCCCCCTGGCCGTCGAGTTGATCGCCATGGGCAAGCGCGTTCTGATGGCCGGCCTCGATACGACCTTTGAGGCGGAGCCCTTTGGCCCGGTCCCCAACCTGATGGCCATTGCGGACAAGGTCACGAAGCTCTCGGCGGTCTGCATGGTTTGCGGGGCGTCGGCGATCCATACGCAGAGGCTGGGACAGAGCCAGGAGCTGGTCGTCGTCGGGGCGGCAGGACTGTACGAGGCACGCTGCCGCGCGCACTTCTCGCCCTTTACCGATGAGCTCGGGTCCGAACAGTTGGAGCTGCCGGCGGTAGGGTAGTTGTACTTGTCTTCGCTGGCATTCTAAATCTCGGTGATGTAACCGGAGTTGCGATTCTTGC encodes:
- a CDS encoding superoxide dismutase family protein, whose amino-acid sequence is MRFKMLAVCGLVAGLSVATAQGPKEIKVPIKTSTGEDAGTATFKTAKKGVKVKIDLKNVPFGPHGVHIHQNASCEGPDFKSAGGHFNPDGKKHGFDNPMGHHNGDLPQNVSVGEDHTGSATFLVTTISLDPAAPNSLFASGGTSIVVHEKADDMKTDPSGNSGNRIACGVIKN
- a CDS encoding RNA polymerase sigma factor — encoded protein: MATATIPAIFEQDSRVLLGARILRREPLTPPSGRDSRPERLPLQEIPMTEARLSPQDPDPQREPLPQVQEQRAAAAAEQARLAELAVRCLQGDADAWEKLATGQHRRIYGICYRFTGSATEAEDMTQEVFLKMFKNLASFDPAKGGFTTWLTTLTRNLLVDSYRRSRMDRVSDSLDETYDGEDDGPSKAEKLADTRPGQEHHMAGLELRAQIQQALAQVSPDLREAVILRDLEDMDYKEIAEILGVPQGTVKSRISRGRSELAKLLKRIEGQVM
- a CDS encoding thymidine kinase, yielding MQTQPPGVLEVITGPMFSGKSEELIRRLKRARIARQRVACYKPDIDLRYHRTAIASHSAQTHEATTVATVERLREALYPQLSEVEVVGIDEVQFFDDGIIPLAVELIAMGKRVLMAGLDTTFEAEPFGPVPNLMAIADKVTKLSAVCMVCGASAIHTQRLGQSQELVVVGAAGLYEARCRAHFSPFTDELGSEQLELPAVG